In the Salinisphaera sp. T31B1 genome, one interval contains:
- the rsmH gene encoding 16S rRNA (cytosine(1402)-N(4))-methyltransferase RsmH has protein sequence MPQAEHQPVLLDAALAALAPRPDGLYVDATFGRGGHTRALLGAVGARARVIAFDQDPDAAAHGEALAAADSRFTFVRASFAELGERLGALGLAGHVDGLLFDLGVSSPQFDVAGRGFSFRHAGPLDMRMNPDAGEPLANWLNRASHGEIASVIKRYGEEPFAGRIAGAIVDARDTAPITDTVTLAELVRGAIPARVAAGKRVHPATRTFQALRMHINDELGALDAALEASLDALAPGGRLAVISFHSLEDRRVKRFMRHQARPPAPPVPMAAAPAPALTLVGRALRADAAETRTNPRARSAIMRVAERTSAERVGS, from the coding sequence ATGCCGCAGGCCGAACATCAACCGGTACTGCTCGACGCCGCGTTGGCCGCGCTTGCGCCCCGCCCGGATGGTCTGTACGTGGACGCCACGTTCGGACGCGGGGGGCATACGCGGGCGTTGCTCGGGGCGGTGGGGGCCCGGGCCCGCGTGATTGCCTTCGATCAGGATCCGGACGCCGCGGCGCATGGCGAGGCGCTGGCCGCCGCCGATTCACGGTTCACCTTCGTGCGCGCTTCGTTCGCCGAGCTCGGCGAACGTCTCGGGGCGCTGGGCCTGGCCGGTCATGTTGACGGTCTGCTGTTCGACCTGGGCGTGTCCTCGCCGCAGTTCGACGTGGCCGGCCGCGGCTTTTCTTTCCGGCATGCCGGTCCGCTGGACATGCGCATGAATCCCGATGCCGGCGAGCCGCTCGCGAACTGGCTAAACCGGGCCAGCCACGGCGAGATCGCCTCGGTGATTAAGCGCTACGGCGAGGAGCCGTTTGCCGGGCGTATCGCCGGGGCGATCGTGGATGCGCGCGACACCGCGCCGATCACCGATACCGTGACCCTCGCCGAACTGGTTCGTGGCGCGATTCCGGCCCGGGTGGCTGCCGGCAAACGGGTACATCCGGCCACGCGCACCTTCCAGGCGCTGCGTATGCATATCAATGACGAGCTGGGCGCGCTTGACGCGGCGCTCGAGGCCAGCCTGGACGCACTTGCGCCGGGCGGCCGGCTGGCGGTGATCAGCTTTCACTCGCTCGAGGATCGACGCGTCAAGCGGTTCATGCGTCATCAGGCGCGGCCGCCGGCGCCGCCGGTACCCATGGCCGCCGCGCCCGCGCCAGCGTTGACGCTCGTCGGGCGGGCGCTGCGCGCCGACGCCGCCGAGACCCGGACCAATCCGCGTGCGCGTAGTGCGATCATGCGCGTGGCCGAACGTACATCCGCCGAGCGGGTGGGCTCGTGA
- the murF gene encoding UDP-N-acetylmuramoyl-tripeptide--D-alanyl-D-alanine ligase, with product MNGRLSELAHLIDAELHGRDGDFAGASIDTRRLPRGALFFALAGEHVDGHDFVARAASLGAAAAVVDRQVDSPLPQLQVVDVQAALQQAGAAARRAFAGPVVAVTGSNGKTTVKQMLAAILAEAGPVLATEGNLNNHLGVPLTLLRLNAGVARAVVEMGASHAGEIAMLCELAQPDVAVVTNAGSAHLEGFGSYEGVARAKGEIFAGLSAEGTAVINADDDYAGLWHELAGHRSQLCFSRSGGAGVDVYASHESLTGQGSRFTLHTPTGAADVDLALAGAHNINNALAAAAAASALNLDADLIARGLAGMQAVGGRLAITAACHGARLVDDSYNANPGSLKAAFEWLSYQPAPRWAVLGDMGELGDYAESAHDQAGRAARAAGVERLWAVGPMSQRTVEAFGNGAQWFADHASLIDALLEALAAADRAVTVLVKGSRSARMDRVADALRVVDSAKAGVSC from the coding sequence ATGAACGGTCGTCTGAGCGAACTCGCCCACCTGATCGATGCCGAACTGCACGGCCGTGACGGCGATTTTGCCGGCGCGAGTATCGATACGCGGCGGCTGCCGCGTGGTGCGTTGTTCTTTGCCCTGGCCGGAGAGCACGTCGACGGTCATGATTTCGTGGCTCGTGCTGCGAGCCTTGGGGCGGCTGCCGCGGTGGTCGATCGCCAGGTCGACTCGCCGCTGCCACAGCTGCAGGTCGTCGACGTACAGGCGGCCCTGCAGCAGGCCGGGGCAGCGGCGCGCCGTGCCTTCGCCGGCCCGGTAGTGGCCGTGACCGGTTCCAACGGCAAGACTACGGTCAAGCAGATGCTGGCCGCGATCCTCGCCGAAGCGGGGCCAGTGCTGGCCACCGAAGGCAATCTCAACAATCACCTGGGCGTGCCATTGACGTTGCTGCGCCTGAACGCGGGTGTGGCCCGCGCGGTCGTCGAAATGGGCGCATCCCATGCCGGCGAAATCGCCATGTTGTGCGAACTGGCCCAGCCGGACGTCGCGGTCGTTACCAATGCCGGATCGGCTCATCTGGAAGGCTTCGGCAGTTACGAAGGCGTGGCCCGCGCCAAGGGCGAGATCTTCGCCGGGCTGAGCGCCGAGGGCACCGCGGTGATCAACGCCGACGATGACTATGCCGGGCTGTGGCACGAACTGGCTGGCCATCGGTCGCAGCTATGTTTTTCGCGCAGTGGCGGCGCCGGCGTCGATGTCTACGCCAGCCACGAATCGCTGACCGGCCAGGGCAGCCGCTTTACTCTGCATACGCCCACCGGCGCGGCCGATGTCGATCTGGCGCTGGCCGGTGCGCATAACATCAACAACGCACTCGCGGCCGCGGCGGCGGCGAGCGCGCTCAATCTGGACGCCGATCTGATCGCGCGCGGGCTGGCCGGGATGCAGGCCGTGGGCGGCCGTCTGGCGATCACTGCGGCGTGCCACGGCGCACGGCTGGTCGATGACAGCTACAACGCCAACCCGGGTTCTCTAAAAGCTGCCTTCGAGTGGTTGTCGTACCAGCCGGCGCCGCGCTGGGCGGTGTTGGGCGATATGGGTGAGCTGGGCGACTACGCCGAGTCGGCCCATGACCAGGCCGGTCGCGCCGCGCGTGCCGCGGGCGTCGAGCGGCTGTGGGCTGTCGGCCCAATGAGTCAGCGTACGGTCGAAGCGTTCGGCAACGGCGCCCAGTGGTTCGCCGATCATGCCTCGCTGATCGATGCGTTACTCGAGGCTCTGGCGGCGGCCGATCGGGCGGTGACAGTGCTTGTGAAAGGCTCGCGCTCGGCACGCATGGATCGCGTGGCCGACGCACTGCGCGTGGTCGACAGCGCGAAGGCGGGTGTGTCGTGCTGA
- a CDS encoding UDP-N-acetylmuramoyl-L-alanyl-D-glutamate--2,6-diaminopimelate ligase: MSAREMTSLLHGLSADDIPALDVTGLAMDSRRVVPGDLFLACQGTRVHGLNFVDQAVAAGARAIAWDGPAAPCVDVPCIHVPDLAILVSTIAGRFFEQPSVGLFVAGITGTDGKTSCAWLLARALEGLGCRCGYIGTLGVGALDALTDAGHTTPDPISVQRSLANFRADGCEAVAFEVSSHALDQHRVDGVVFDAAVLTQVGRDHLDYHASVEAYAQAKRRLFCLPELACAVLNVDDEHGRRWLAELDTSVEPVVYGHGDLAAMADRYVRLVAVEPRADGLRVEVDTHVGAARIDSTLIGAFNAHNLAAVLAVLLSRGESLARCATVLAGLETVPGRMQRIPAREDQPLVVVDYAHTPGALAQALSAVRAHAAERVLCVFGCGGDRDRGKRALMGEAAVAGAEQVWLTDDNPRSESPQAIVADILAGIEDRTHVCVKHDRRAAIRQAIDAGRVGDVVLIAGKGHETTQQIGDRRLPFDDRVVARQALEAA; this comes from the coding sequence ATGAGCGCGCGCGAAATGACGTCACTGCTGCACGGGCTGAGCGCCGACGATATCCCGGCGCTGGATGTCACGGGCCTGGCCATGGATAGCCGTCGGGTTGTGCCCGGTGATCTTTTTCTTGCCTGTCAGGGCACGCGTGTGCACGGGCTGAATTTCGTCGATCAGGCGGTGGCCGCCGGTGCCCGGGCGATTGCCTGGGACGGGCCTGCTGCGCCGTGCGTCGATGTGCCGTGTATACATGTGCCGGATCTGGCCATCCTTGTCAGCACGATCGCCGGCCGTTTTTTCGAACAGCCTTCGGTCGGCTTGTTCGTTGCCGGCATTACCGGCACGGACGGCAAGACGTCGTGCGCGTGGCTGCTGGCCCGCGCGCTCGAGGGCTTGGGTTGTCGCTGCGGCTATATCGGTACCCTCGGGGTGGGAGCGCTCGACGCACTGACCGACGCCGGCCATACCACGCCGGACCCGATCAGCGTTCAGCGGTCACTGGCAAATTTCCGCGCCGATGGCTGCGAGGCGGTCGCGTTCGAGGTGTCGTCGCACGCGCTTGACCAGCACCGTGTTGACGGCGTCGTTTTCGATGCGGCCGTGCTGACGCAAGTCGGGCGGGATCATCTGGACTATCACGCCAGCGTCGAGGCCTATGCTCAGGCCAAGCGACGCCTGTTCTGCCTGCCGGAGCTGGCCTGTGCCGTGCTCAACGTCGACGACGAGCACGGGCGCCGCTGGTTGGCCGAATTGGACACATCGGTGGAGCCCGTCGTCTATGGACACGGCGATCTGGCCGCCATGGCCGATCGTTACGTGCGCCTGGTCGCCGTCGAGCCGCGCGCCGATGGCTTGCGAGTGGAGGTGGACACCCACGTGGGGGCCGCCCGGATCGACAGCACGCTGATCGGCGCCTTCAACGCCCACAATCTGGCCGCCGTGCTGGCGGTGCTGCTATCCCGCGGCGAGTCGCTCGCGCGCTGTGCGACGGTGCTGGCCGGTCTCGAGACCGTGCCCGGACGGATGCAGCGTATTCCCGCGCGCGAGGATCAGCCGCTGGTCGTGGTCGACTATGCCCATACGCCCGGCGCACTGGCACAGGCACTGTCCGCGGTGCGGGCACATGCCGCGGAACGCGTGCTGTGCGTGTTCGGCTGCGGTGGCGATCGCGACCGCGGCAAGCGTGCGCTCATGGGCGAAGCGGCCGTGGCCGGTGCCGAACAGGTGTGGCTGACCGACGACAACCCGCGCAGCGAATCCCCGCAGGCGATCGTGGCCGATATTCTCGCCGGTATCGAAGACCGCACCCACGTTTGTGTGAAACACGACCGGCGTGCGGCCATTCGTCAGGCGATCGACGCCGGCCGCGTCGGCGACGTGGTCCTGATTGCCGGCAAAGGTCATGAAACGACTCAGCAGATCGGCGATCGCCGGCTGCCGTTCGACGACCGTGTCGTCGCCCGCCAGGCGCTGGAGGCGGCATGA
- a CDS encoding penicillin-binding protein 2 — MSRRETKPRIAPPARWRGHAVLLVFAVFAVVLAGRAFDLQVLDQAFLTHEGDKRHLRTVSVPAGRGAIKDRNGEPLALSAPTESVWAVPGAVLEAPGKLAPLAASLNMSTADLRARLQEYKSRQFLYLRRQLSPADARRVTAVDAPGIFLQREYKRYYPAGEAAAQIVGLTNIDGRGQEGLELDRDAYLHGEPGSRRVVKDRVGRVVEDLAEFTPPQAGHDLKLTIDSRMQYLAYRHIKSAVIKNDAKGGLVVMLDPKTGELRAVASYPSFNPNDRDSIDPAGVRARAATDVMEPGSTVKPILLSQALDSGLYNTHDVIHTKGWFMVGRLTVRDFRNYGDVDFAKILQKSSNVGAAHVGLKMGAQGVWSTYNKFGFGETSGTGFPGERYGVLKDFYQWNDVETATASYGYGLAVTAFQLIRAYGAIADDGVLRSLRLIEGEGASMHTPPQQVIKPETARTMRHLLEGVVTPAGTATRAAIPGYRVAGKTGTARKAGGGGYKNDRHQALFVGMAPAEDPALVTLVMLDEPKKDAYYGGAVAAPVFAAVMRDALRLLRVPPDNPAVLAAAANASDSGT; from the coding sequence ATGAGCCGGCGCGAGACCAAGCCACGTATCGCCCCGCCGGCGCGCTGGCGCGGGCATGCCGTACTGCTGGTATTCGCGGTGTTCGCCGTCGTGCTGGCCGGTCGTGCCTTCGATCTCCAGGTGCTCGATCAGGCGTTTCTGACGCATGAGGGCGACAAACGCCATCTGCGTACGGTTTCGGTGCCCGCCGGCCGCGGCGCGATCAAGGATCGTAACGGCGAGCCGCTGGCGCTTTCGGCTCCCACCGAATCGGTCTGGGCCGTGCCCGGGGCGGTACTGGAAGCGCCGGGCAAGCTCGCGCCGCTGGCCGCGTCTCTGAACATGTCGACGGCAGACCTGCGCGCACGTCTGCAGGAATACAAGAGCCGCCAGTTCCTGTACCTGCGTCGCCAGCTGTCGCCGGCCGACGCCCGGCGGGTGACGGCGGTGGATGCGCCCGGCATTTTCCTGCAGCGGGAATACAAGCGCTATTACCCGGCCGGGGAGGCTGCCGCTCAGATCGTCGGTCTGACCAATATCGACGGGCGCGGCCAGGAAGGGCTCGAGCTGGACCGCGACGCCTATCTGCACGGCGAGCCGGGCAGCCGCCGGGTGGTCAAGGATCGTGTCGGGCGCGTGGTCGAGGATCTGGCGGAATTCACGCCGCCGCAGGCCGGGCACGACCTCAAGCTGACCATCGACTCGCGTATGCAGTACCTGGCCTACCGGCATATCAAGTCGGCGGTCATCAAGAACGACGCCAAAGGCGGTCTGGTGGTCATGCTCGACCCCAAGACCGGCGAACTAAGGGCGGTTGCCTCCTACCCGAGCTTCAACCCCAACGATCGCGATTCGATCGATCCGGCGGGTGTGCGCGCCCGGGCGGCCACCGATGTCATGGAGCCGGGCTCCACGGTCAAGCCGATCCTGCTCTCGCAGGCCCTAGACAGCGGTCTGTACAACACCCACGACGTGATTCATACCAAGGGCTGGTTCATGGTCGGGCGCCTGACCGTGCGCGATTTCCGCAACTACGGCGACGTAGACTTTGCCAAGATCCTGCAGAAGTCAAGCAACGTGGGTGCCGCGCACGTGGGTCTGAAAATGGGCGCACAGGGCGTCTGGTCGACCTATAACAAGTTCGGCTTCGGCGAGACCAGCGGCACCGGTTTTCCCGGTGAGCGCTACGGCGTGCTCAAGGATTTCTACCAGTGGAATGACGTGGAGACGGCTACCGCCTCCTACGGCTATGGCCTGGCGGTGACCGCCTTTCAGCTGATCCGCGCGTATGGCGCGATTGCCGACGACGGCGTCTTGCGCAGCCTGCGCTTGATCGAAGGCGAAGGCGCGAGCATGCATACGCCGCCCCAGCAGGTCATCAAGCCCGAGACAGCCCGTACCATGCGGCATCTGCTCGAGGGCGTGGTCACCCCGGCCGGAACGGCCACGCGCGCGGCGATTCCGGGCTATCGCGTCGCCGGCAAGACCGGTACCGCTCGCAAGGCTGGCGGTGGCGGCTACAAGAACGATCGCCACCAGGCGCTGTTCGTCGGCATGGCGCCCGCCGAGGACCCGGCCCTGGTCACGCTGGTCATGCTCGACGAGCCCAAGAAAGACGCCTATTACGGCGGGGCCGTCGCAGCCCCCGTATTCGCTGCGGTCATGCGCGATGCGCTGCGCTTGTTGCGCGTGCCGCCGGACAACCCGGCGGTACTGGCGGCAGCCGCCAACGCCTCGGACAGCGGCACATGA
- the ftsL gene encoding cell division protein FtsL, producing the protein MTRQVVVMLGLLMAILVSAVAVVQAKHKTRELAHQLQVERVERDKLATEWAQLQLEESAWANPDRVAQVARRKYDMIQPKSYVVLESDSAEPAR; encoded by the coding sequence GTGACCCGTCAGGTCGTCGTCATGCTGGGGCTGCTCATGGCGATCCTGGTGAGCGCCGTGGCGGTGGTGCAGGCCAAGCACAAGACGCGTGAACTTGCACATCAGCTGCAGGTCGAGCGCGTAGAGCGCGACAAGCTGGCCACCGAATGGGCCCAGCTTCAGCTCGAAGAAAGCGCGTGGGCCAACCCCGATCGGGTCGCGCAGGTCGCACGCCGCAAGTACGACATGATCCAGCCCAAGAGCTACGTGGTGCTGGAATCCGACAGCGCGGAGCCTGCCCGATGA
- the rsmI gene encoding 16S rRNA (cytidine(1402)-2'-O)-methyltransferase translates to MSVFTAARPSATLWIVATPIGNLEDIAPRAVRVLRQAAVIAAEDTRHSARLTRPLGIDTPMLSLHEHNEQARTEQLLARLADGDDVALISDAGTPLISDPGFVLVRAVRRAGFPIQSVPGPCAAIAALSIAGLPSDRFVFEGFLPAKATPRAARLAELAAETRTLVFYESSHRIGKCVADMARVFGAERQITLCRELTKLHEQSVSLSAEAIGEWLLADDNHRRGEFVLVVAGAPVRQETTPSLDVDALLAELLAITGTRPAAKIVARLTGMPRNEAYARALEMASH, encoded by the coding sequence GTGAGTGTTTTCACCGCCGCCCGCCCGAGCGCCACGCTCTGGATTGTGGCCACGCCGATCGGCAATCTCGAAGATATCGCGCCCCGAGCGGTGCGTGTGCTCCGGCAGGCGGCCGTCATCGCGGCCGAGGACACTCGCCACAGCGCACGCCTGACTCGCCCTCTGGGTATCGACACGCCGATGCTGTCCCTGCACGAACACAATGAACAGGCGCGCACCGAGCAGCTGCTTGCGCGCCTGGCCGACGGGGACGACGTCGCGCTGATCAGCGATGCAGGCACACCGCTGATCAGCGACCCGGGCTTCGTGTTGGTGCGCGCGGTGCGTCGTGCGGGTTTTCCCATTCAGAGCGTGCCCGGGCCCTGTGCGGCCATCGCTGCGCTATCGATCGCCGGGTTGCCCAGCGACCGGTTTGTGTTCGAGGGTTTTCTGCCGGCCAAGGCAACACCGCGGGCGGCCCGTCTGGCGGAGCTGGCTGCGGAGACGCGCACGTTGGTGTTCTACGAGTCCAGCCATCGTATCGGCAAGTGTGTGGCGGATATGGCGCGCGTATTCGGTGCCGAGCGACAGATCACGCTATGCCGGGAGCTCACCAAGCTGCATGAACAGAGCGTGAGTCTCAGCGCCGAGGCGATTGGCGAGTGGCTGCTCGCCGACGATAACCATCGCCGTGGCGAGTTCGTTTTGGTCGTGGCCGGCGCGCCGGTACGTCAGGAGACGACGCCGAGCCTGGATGTCGACGCGCTGCTGGCCGAACTGCTGGCGATCACCGGTACGCGGCCGGCGGCCAAGATCGTCGCCCGCCTCACCGGCATGCCACGCAACGAAGCTTATGCGCGCGCGCTCGAAATGGCATCGCATTAG
- the mraY gene encoding phospho-N-acetylmuramoyl-pentapeptide-transferase: MLMYLADWLEPLHSGFRVFQFITLRAILGVLTAMIFSFVFGPWMIRKLTFHQIGQHVRDDGPQSHLVKAGTPTMGGALILASVIVSTLLWADIANRWVWLAVLVTAAFGTIGFIDDYRKLKFGNSKGLSARAKYSAQTFVGLAAGLWLYLGAHSAAETSVLIPMLKDVAVPLGAGYMVWSYLVIVGTSNAVNLTDGLDGLAIMPCVLVASALAIFAYVTGNVEFADYLGFSYIKGVGELSIFCTAIGGAGLGFLWFNAYPAQVFMGDVGALALGAALGVVAVAVRQELVLVVMGGIFVAETVSVILQVATFKMTGKRMFRMAPLHHHFELKGWAEPKIIVRFWIVTLVLVLIGLSTLKIR; encoded by the coding sequence GTGCTGATGTATCTGGCGGACTGGCTCGAACCGCTGCACAGCGGTTTTCGCGTGTTTCAGTTCATCACGCTGCGCGCCATTCTGGGCGTGCTGACGGCGATGATCTTCTCGTTCGTGTTCGGTCCGTGGATGATTCGCAAACTGACGTTCCATCAGATCGGCCAGCACGTTCGCGACGATGGTCCGCAGAGTCATTTGGTCAAGGCCGGCACGCCGACCATGGGCGGCGCGCTCATTCTGGCTTCGGTGATCGTGTCGACGCTGCTGTGGGCGGACATCGCCAATCGCTGGGTATGGCTGGCCGTGCTGGTGACCGCGGCGTTCGGCACGATCGGTTTCATCGACGATTACCGAAAGCTCAAGTTCGGCAACAGCAAGGGGCTGTCGGCCCGGGCCAAATACAGCGCCCAGACGTTCGTCGGCCTGGCTGCGGGGCTGTGGCTATACCTGGGCGCACACAGCGCGGCCGAAACCAGCGTGCTCATTCCCATGCTCAAGGATGTCGCGGTGCCGCTGGGCGCGGGCTACATGGTCTGGAGCTATCTGGTGATCGTGGGCACCAGCAATGCGGTCAATCTGACCGACGGGCTGGACGGACTGGCGATCATGCCTTGCGTGCTCGTGGCCTCGGCGCTGGCGATATTCGCCTACGTGACCGGTAACGTCGAGTTCGCCGATTACCTGGGCTTTTCGTATATCAAGGGGGTCGGTGAGCTGTCGATCTTCTGTACCGCGATCGGCGGGGCGGGGCTGGGTTTTCTCTGGTTCAACGCCTACCCGGCCCAGGTCTTCATGGGCGATGTTGGCGCGTTGGCACTGGGTGCCGCACTTGGCGTCGTGGCCGTGGCCGTGCGACAGGAGCTGGTGCTGGTGGTCATGGGCGGGATATTCGTGGCCGAGACGGTATCGGTGATCCTGCAGGTGGCCACTTTCAAGATGACCGGCAAGCGGATGTTCCGCATGGCCCCGCTGCATCATCATTTCGAACTCAAAGGCTGGGCCGAACCGAAGATCATCGTGCGATTCTGGATCGTCACGCTGGTGCTGGTGCTCATTGGCCTGTCGACGTTGAAGATCCGATGA
- the mraZ gene encoding division/cell wall cluster transcriptional repressor MraZ yields MFKGSHPVTIDAKGRIAIPASYRQSLIDDCAGRLVITRHWDGCLLIYPATEFQSFESQLLAKGSLNPKVRDIQRFFIGNARDVDMDRQGRMLLPSNLRAAAHLESKAVLSGIGNLFELWDESQFNDRAADTAAALADDAANGDLPDVLMDISL; encoded by the coding sequence TTGTTCAAGGGGTCACATCCGGTCACCATCGATGCCAAGGGTCGTATCGCGATCCCGGCGTCGTATCGTCAGTCGTTGATCGACGACTGTGCGGGCCGGCTCGTCATTACACGGCACTGGGACGGCTGTCTGTTGATCTATCCCGCTACCGAATTTCAGAGCTTCGAGTCCCAGCTGCTGGCCAAGGGCAGTCTCAACCCCAAGGTGCGTGATATTCAGCGCTTTTTCATCGGCAACGCGCGCGATGTCGATATGGATCGACAGGGCCGCATGCTGCTGCCGTCGAATCTGCGGGCAGCCGCCCACCTCGAATCCAAGGCCGTGCTGTCCGGCATCGGCAACCTCTTCGAACTCTGGGATGAAAGCCAGTTCAACGATCGGGCCGCCGATACCGCCGCCGCGCTCGCAGACGATGCGGCCAACGGCGACCTGCCCGACGTGCTCATGGACATCAGTCTGTGA